The Argonema galeatum A003/A1 genome segment GATTTTATCGTCAGAATGAATGTGTTTAATACTGTCCTAACCGACGAGAGCGGTTGCTATACTATTCATCTTCGCTTTCAGCTACAATACAAATATCCGAATTCGGAAAAGCCTGCTATGGAAGAAATACTCGATCTCAAAGAACTTCTACTCCAAGGGGATATCAAAGGTTCGTTAGCAATTATTGAAGAACTGGAAGAAATGAGCAAAAAAGATATAATTAAGACGATTCGTAGCTATGCCGTAATTCTGCTGTTGCATCTGATTAAACAACAAGCTGAAAATCGTACTACTCGTTCTTGGGATATCTCAATTTGCAATTCTGTTTTAGAAATTAATGACGAAAATAAGCGACCGAAATTGGCAGGGTTTTACTTACCGCCAGAAGAGTTACGTGAAGTTTTGGAATCTGCTTACCGAGTAGCGATTAACAAAGCTTCGTTAGAAGTAGAAGAAGGACGTTACGAACCGGAAGAATTAGAGCAACTGGTTAATCAAGAGGAAATCCTAAATCGAGCTTTGGCTTTGATTTTACCGCCGGAGTGAATTTCAATTACCTGAGTCAATATTTCTTTCACCCAAAACACTCCATTGGTTAGGCGTTGTTAAAACTTGCGGTTGTATCTGTACCATAACTAAACCAAAAGTAATAGAAATTAACCCGAAAAAGAAAGAGCCTAAAATAATTCGCAGCAGCTGCATGAATCGATCGGGCCTTTCGCTCGACTCTGTGGGTCGTTCTGTATTGAAAAATACATTATTCTCTGGTTTGACTTCCAGGGTTACTTCGGCTCTACTAACCGTAACAAGCTGAAGTTCCTTTAACTGTCTGAGTGCTTCGAGAATTTCGCGATCGCTAAATGGCTTCTCTCGATACTCCGCCGTCCACGCCTGAAAATCCAGTAAATCAACTTTCAGCTTCGAGGAGGCAGTAGCTCGCGGTAAAAGCCATTGGTAGAGTAGATTGGCGCAAGTTGTCAGTTTCGTTTCTAACATAGGTGGCTCTCGACTGCGGAAACTAGGCCGCTGGGTTCTTAGATATCTAAGATAATTGTTACATATGCGACAGTTTTAGCCAGGTTTGTGTGCATTAACTGCATAAATCTCTACAATTTGATGAATCCATGACAAAAGAACGACTAGACACATTGTTGGTAGAACTTAACTTATGCTCCTCTAGGCAGTTGGCACAGCGGCTGATTTGTGCTGGGGAAGTGCGGGTGAATCAGCAGCTAATCGACAAACCGGGGACCCAAGTCGAGATATCGGCGCAGATTCAGATTAAAGAGCGATCGCCCTACGTTTCCAGAGGCGGTGAAAAACTAGCCAAAGCACTACAAATCTTTACCATTCAGGTTGAAGGGCGCATTTGCCTTGATGGAGGCATCTCTACAGGCGGCTTTAGCGACTGTCTGCTGCAATCTGGGGCAAAACTGGTTTACGGCATTGATGTGGGTTACGGACAGGTAGATTGGGGTTTGCGGAACGATCCGCGAGTGATTCTGCGAGAACGCACTAACTTGCGATATCTCACCCCAGATCATTTGTACGGCGATGCTGAACTTCCCGATTTGGGGGTAGTGGATGTTTCGTTCATTTCCTTGACAAAAATCTTGACTGCCTTATGGCAGCTGCTTCAGGCTCCCCGTGAGACAATATTGCTCGTGAAACCGCAGTTTGAAGTCGGGCGATCGCGGGTTGGCAAAAAGGGCGTTGTGCGCGATACTGACGACCAAGCGGGTGCGATCGCGCAAGTATACACCGCCGCCCAAAAAATTGGCTGGCAATATCGCGGCTTAACTTGGTCGCCAATCACCGGCCCTGCTGGTAATATAGAGTATCTTTTGTGGCTGGGCATGGATAGCCCAAACTCGGCTCCCGATTTAGAGACTATCTGTGTTCTAGCCCAAGCTGCAAAAAGGGAACTCAGCAATTCTGCTGTAGCCCGTACCTAACATTTAATGCGATGTTAATTCAATGAAATCCTTCAAGCTACTGGCTCAAACTATTTTTAATGTCGTTAAGCTACTGGCTCAAATTTTTTTGTATGTCGTTATCGTTCTAAATCTGATTTTTCTAGTCCTCATTACCAAAATCGCTACAAGCTTTGTTTGCGAACAACTTATATATAACATTCTATTCATTGGCGATTTATTTACAATCTTAGATATAGGTGAATTTGTCAACGTCATTGTCTTTGCTATACTAGGAATGGGGTTTGGCTTAGCAAGTGTTTTGTTGCCGAAGTATGCTCAAATCAAGACTAGCGCTGTATTACTAATCATATTAGTGCCATTTCTTTTCAGTACAAGCGCTTTTGTTAAATATAATTTTTGGATAGAAGATTTTGCCGAACAACAAAATATAACTATTGAGCAAGCCGAGACTATAACTAACTCTTTTTTGAAGTCAAGAGTTAACCTTAATGGCTTCTTAGGTTTTTATCATTATACCGCTCAATTTCCCATTCTTCCAACCAAACAAAAGGAAATGATGAAAGCGGAAGAAATGGAAAAAAAAGTAAAGTCAGAATTTCTAGGTTTCACTAAAATAACCAAATTAAAACCAGAGATAATTACCGGATTATTGGCGTGTGGCAGCTGGA includes the following:
- a CDS encoding DUF29 family protein, with protein sequence MEEILDLKELLLQGDIKGSLAIIEELEEMSKKDIIKTIRSYAVILLLHLIKQQAENRTTRSWDISICNSVLEINDENKRPKLAGFYLPPEELREVLESAYRVAINKASLEVEEGRYEPEELEQLVNQEEILNRALALILPPE
- a CDS encoding TlyA family RNA methyltransferase, with amino-acid sequence MTKERLDTLLVELNLCSSRQLAQRLICAGEVRVNQQLIDKPGTQVEISAQIQIKERSPYVSRGGEKLAKALQIFTIQVEGRICLDGGISTGGFSDCLLQSGAKLVYGIDVGYGQVDWGLRNDPRVILRERTNLRYLTPDHLYGDAELPDLGVVDVSFISLTKILTALWQLLQAPRETILLVKPQFEVGRSRVGKKGVVRDTDDQAGAIAQVYTAAQKIGWQYRGLTWSPITGPAGNIEYLLWLGMDSPNSAPDLETICVLAQAAKRELSNSAVART